The following is a genomic window from Caproiciproducens sp. CPB-2.
TAGGTTCAGTATAATTACTTTTTTCTGCCAAATCAAGTGCTTCCGCTTCTATACGTGAAGGGGGTAAGGATGATATGCAAAAAAGAGGCGCGGTCGTGTGCAGTAATGTGCAACGGCGTCTCTTTTTATGCTTTGCTCTTTATCAAGTGCCCGGTCTGATAGGTAAAACGAAAGCCACAAGGTTTTGGCCTTGTGGCTTATTGTTTTTGGTGGAGATAAGCGGGATCGAACCGCTGACCTCTTGAATGCCATTCAAGCGCTCTCCCAGCTGAGCTATACCCCCATGTGTTCGGAAACCCTTGATTTCACTGGATTTCCCGGCTATTCAGTTTTTTGCTTTTTCTCATTTTTGAGGGGTCGCATACCTGAGCGCTTGCGCTCCCAGCTGAGCTATACCCCCATGTTCAATTTTAACCCCAAAAATGGGGAGCGGCGGTTTTGTCATTGCGTAAGCGATGATAAAAGCGGCGCAAATTTTTTTAGTCTCTGAGGTGTTGCACAGCGGATACGTTGCGCTCCCGGACAAGCAATACCCCCTTATGAGACGAACTTGCTCAAATGAAGGCTATTAGGCTGTTGACTTCCATGCAAATCGAATAGCCGCGGAAAACATCAATACGCCGAATCAGATAGTTGACGATCATCTTCTTAACCTCTGGACTGCTTTTTTCATATAAATCCCCCCATTTGACCTTTTTAAAATGTTTCAAATCTGTATTAGCCCGATCTCTGGAGAGCTTTCGCTCTGATTTCAGAAGGTTCAGCTGCATTTCGGCACGCTGAACTTTTTCCTGAGCATCCCGGACCATATCGGATAAAAGTTCCACAGGGAATTTCCCTGCTCCTTTCAGCGTCTTTAAAATCTCCGGCTTTAAGAGTTCGTATTCCTCTTCGGCTTCTCTGAGCCTCTGCGATGCAAGCCGTATTTTTTCATTCAGCTGACGTTCGGACCTCAGATGAATATCGCTTAACAGACGCTTTTCATCCACAAATCCGAGTTGATCCAACAGTTCTCTGACAACCGAATCTACCAGTTCATCCAAAATATGCGAGGTATATCCGGTCTGTCCCTCACATTCGCAATTTTTTCGGGATTTGTTATGGCAGATATATCGGATTCTTTTGACTCCCTTTTTTTCTCCGCTGGCCAAATATACTGTTTTCCCATTCGTCGTCAACACCAGACGGCCGCCGCAATGTCCACAGAATACGTTTCCTGACAACAGTGCTCGACCCTTTGTATTCATGGGCACCGAGTGCTGTTCGCATTGACGGTCAAGAAGAATTTGTTGAGCATGATTAAAGATATTGCGATCAACAATAGCCAACTCTCCAAAAGGTGCCGATATCGTTTCTCCACTGTGCAACATTCCAATATAAGTCTGATTATGAAGAATATGCGCTATGGCCGCTTCCTTCCAGGTTTCACCCTTTCGATTTCGGAAGCCAAGCCGATTGAGTTCAATAGCGGTTCGAAGACGGCCAAATCCATGAGAAACGCAAAGTTCAAATATTTTACGGACTACGGCAGCTTCATTCTCGTCAATGATCAGCTTGGATATTTCCCGTTTTCGTTTGTTCAATTTTCCGGTAGGCTCAAGGCGGTAGCCATACGGCACCGTTCCACCCCGGTATCCGCCGCTAAGGACCAGCTGACGCATTCCTTCCTTCGTACGAACAGAGGTTTTTTGGCTTTCACCGTCTGCCTGCCAAAAGCGGATGTAGTTCAGCAGAGTGTCGACATGGCTGTCAAACCGCTGCTCTCCTTCCCGTACACTCCAGACCCGAATTCCGTTTCGGGCAACCATTCTACGACAAATGGTGTTTCATCGGCTTTTCTCCCGATACGGTCAAACATGAAAACCAGAAGCACATCAAATTCACCCTGAGCAGCACACTTCTTGATTAACTGCAGTTTATCGCGTTGGTCGGCGCTGACTTTGAAACCGGAGACTCCGGTCTCCTGCTCTTCATGGATAATGGACCACCCCATTCTATCCGCGAACGAATGGCAGGCATTTCGCTGCATGGGAAGATCCGGTTCGTTCGCATCGTTGAAATCTACTTGTTTTACTGTGGATACACGATACAGGCAGTAAACTCGTG
Proteins encoded in this region:
- a CDS encoding recombinase family protein — protein: MRQLVLSGGYRGGTVPYGYRLEPTGKLNKRKREISKLIIDENEAAVVRKIFELCVSHGFGRLRTAIELNRLGFRNRKGETWKEAAIAHILHNQTYIGMLHSGETISAPFGELAIVDRNIFNHAQQILLDRQCEQHSVPMNTKGRALLSGNVFCGHCGGRLVLTTNGKTVYLASGEKKGVKRIRYICHNKSRKNCECEGQTGYTSHILDELVDSVVRELLDQLGFVDEKRLLSDIHLRSERQLNEKIRLASQRLREAEEEYELLKPEILKTLKGAGKFPVELLSDMVRDAQEKVQRAEMQLNLLKSERKLSRDRANTDLKHFKKVKWGDLYEKSSPEVKKMIVNYLIRRIDVFRGYSICMEVNSLIAFI
- a CDS encoding recombinase family protein; translation: MQTRVYCLYRVSTVKQVDFNDANEPDLPMQRNACHSFADRMGWSIIHEEQETGVSGFKVSADQRDKLQLIKKCAAQGEFDVLLVFMFDRIGRKADETPFVVEWLPETEFGSGVYGKESSGLTAMSTLC